A region from the Rhizoctonia solani chromosome 13, complete sequence genome encodes:
- a CDS encoding Tyrosine kinase catalytic domain protein gives MGLATCYNKLRQAVIGDTAERRVIVGTQDGILSLYSWPPLTPGLPSLSPTAHFTDSTPDLLSSSSQAKLISSKMSPRQIAAMLIQTGIKDITSELDFKRCSYRSFAHGGFGSVYHGALRDGQLVAIKCIEMIGQWGAWSPSDKHWKHAAHEIYAWSKCDHPGVMKAIGFVFYKDAILLVSPWAQNGSLARYLGNGLVCDKLRFCIEVASSLEYLHGIGIVHGDVKAENVIISDSGSTQLVDFGSATFIHSFTLRFTRTSSSLPFSAQFTKKTKAPEILDGTNDKYTVETDIYALGMTILQIATGEPPYAGKSDLAVLSHVFRNILPHRPDFDDIISDQPEKDKLWNLLIRCWEQDPKLRPTATEVKDALIEIKEMSIAQPECSLNSNRVIGRRA, from the exons ATGGGATTGGCTACTTGTTATAACAAGCTCAGGCAGGCTGTAATTG GGGACACAGCCGAACGGAGAGTCATAGTGGGGACCCAGGACGGGATTTTGTCTCTCTACTCCTGGCCTCCCCTAACTCCAGGACTTCCCTCCCTCTCTCCGACAGCACATTTTACAGAT TCGACTCCGGATTTGTTGAGCAGCTCCTCACAGGCAAAATTGATCTCTAGCAAAATG TCCCCCCGGCAAATAGCAGCCATGCTTATTCAAACTGGTATCAAGGACATCACTTCCGAGCTCGATTTTAAACGCTGCAGCTATCGATCATTTGCGCATGGAGGATTTGGTTCAGTATATCATGGTGCACTACGGGATGGACAACTAGTAGCCATAAAATGTATTGAGATGATAGGCCAGTGGGGTGCTTGGAGTCCGAGTGATAAGCACTGGAAA CACGCTGCCCACGAAATATATGCTTGGTCAAAGTGTGACCACCCCGGAGTCATGAAAGCTATAGGTTTTGTCTTTTATAAAGATGCAATCCTGCTTGTCTCTCCTTGGGCACAAAATGGCTCATTGGCACGTTACCTCGGGAACGGCTTGGTTTGTGACAAATTGCGATTT TGCATTGAGGTGGCCAGCTCATTAGAATATTTACATGGTATAGGAATT GTACACGGCGACGTAAAAGCA GAGAACGTTATCATCTCGGATAGTGGGAGTACTCAGCTTGTGGATTTTGGCAGTGCTACATTCATTCACAGTTTTACTCTGCGCTTCACCAGGACCTCAAGTTCACTCCCATTTAGTGCACAATTCACA AAAAAAACCAAGGCACCGGAGATCTTGGATGGAACCAACGACAAGTATACGGTCGAAACCGATATATATGCACTAGGAATG ACAATTCTT CAAATCGCAACAGGAGAGCCCCCGTATGCTGGGAAATCGGATCTCGCAGTTTTGTCACATGTTTTTCGTAACATACTTCCCCATCGTCCCGATTTCGACGATATAATTAGCGATCAGCCGGAAAAGGATAAGCTATGGAACTTGCTTATTCGATGCTGGGAGCAAGACCCAAAGCTCCGGCCAACAGCAACCGAAGTAAAAGATGCT CTCATCGAAATCAAGGAGATGTCTATCGCTCAACCCGAGTGCTCTTTGAATAGTAATCGAGTCATTGGCAGACGTGCATGA